TATATCCTTGATATAATCATGCAGCTATTtattagtctacaaatgtagacccacatctgcagtgtgtgtaccttagctgattcaacgagtctgcatagcagactaggtctactgaggctgcagaaatGGCTCGCTACGCtcccctttcaggctggtttgcttcgcaaaccagtagcagatcccaactcacgagccattcagagtctgcatagcagactagctATTTATAGCTTCATAATTATGATCATGGCAGTGTGGCGCCCAGTAAATTAATAATGGTCGTGTGTCGGGGTCTCGGggatgtgtgtggggggggggacgccCAAAGGGTACGCCTCTGCAGGTGTGTGTATGCCACGCGAGAAATAGAAATAAGGGGAgagtgtgttttttttagttgacttaaaaaaaagctAAACATTGTTCCTTTCACGATTAGGAGCATTATTGGGGCTTCTCACTTTGTGAAAAGAGAAAGATTCCCtataaaataagagaaaaacaatcaaaatacacacacaaacagaaaaaaaacgcACGAGATATTTCTAACATTCATAATGATGGTTGGTAAGAAAATTaactaaatgaaaaatataaaaaacttGTCAAAGAGGTGTATATCCACTTGGTcaattaccatttggtctaaccaCTATTTGGTCTAACCATTACTTGGTCTAATATGATGTGAAAGTCAATGTAACCTGTCCAGTATTAGAGAGTTTGCGCATTTACTAAACGGAGACACTCTCTACAACGCagcatcgattcctttgaaaatgcaattaaaatcacaatgataatgatgatgataagacaCACATTAAGTTGGCCATTAATTGACCCATTCCCTACCCAGGCCACCTGGTTGGGTAagggtctgaaaaaaatatttggttttttttttcatttcttattcttGCATTGTAAATGctactttgttttttatttctgaaagagccgaataaaataataataagaagaagaatggagagctgagaagtttttgtcgaaagttggcaGATCATCCGAAGGTTTTCATCGGAATAACAATGGCAAATGTGTGGTTGTCCAGAGTCAAAAGTTTCCAATACTGTACCGGTCCACCAACTATCGacaaagcctctcagctctccattgtttttgacttgcatttttaaAGGATTTGGTGCGTTGTAGAAAGTGCCTCCGTAGTAAGTGCGAAAAGTCCGGACTGTTAGCGCCATCGCCACAGCAGTGACTGACTGGAATGTTCCCCTTGGAGTGGAAGATGTGATtggattgaatccgatgaccgggatgataataataacttgTTAATTAAAAGGAGTTGTATTGATAAGCCcatcattttttcttgtcagaattctttttatttttttttttttttattcattttccaacacATGGGCTGGATAGCCCTCTTCAGCCTAGCGGCTGTTCTTCTGGGAAATTATGACAATTTTccgtgtaaaaaaaaaattatgttaggAGGCATTCAAATAGCAAGTACTTCAATGAAGTGCACACGGGTGCATACTCCCTTTGAAAAGCTTGTGTGGACTTTTTtctcaaatataaaaaatgaaccTTTTTACGAAATGACAGAAAATAAGACTCCTCACACCgtcattttctgtaaaaaaaaacaataggcTTTTATTAAACGATTGGCGAATGGGTAAAGTAAATCTATTTGAATATAACTGAGGAAAAAACAGCAACATAATACCAAACATTTCACTAAATTCAGATGTGAATGAAAAAGGTGTGgtatttaaaaattatattatttgcaCAAAAACGACTAGGCAGATCGCCGATGAAATGGAAATATGAGAGCCGATGACGAAACactatcagatttttttgtatattctaTAATAAGTATGAAACACGAAATATATCTTTTACATGTTTAATGGTTCATTTGTGTCTTTGGTGTTGAATTTAGTTTAATTCCTCAGGGATAATgtaaaaatcatcattattataatgtatTGAGATTGGGTTGAAATCctctttattatcaatattggtctaatgccaattcgtccaattaccaactcgtttattatcatttggtctaccatcagctCGTCCACTATCCATATGGTCTAATAGtaagttcgtccactcaccatttcatctaataaccaatggtccaatagccatttagtctaattgagTATTAATTggacgaaaaaaaagaaaatcaaatgaatattagaccaaaattgatgagacgaaatggtcatagctATTGACCAACAAATGATTAGACGAAgcgatgattggaccaaatggttgttaaacTAAATGAAGTTACTAAGACCATTTGATGAGTgaacgagttggcaatagacgaatcggCAGTTTACCCTCTTTTCACTTGAagtaaactttaacattaatTGACCTGAAACTCTCTGAGGATTCCCTGACATAGCAGCATCCTATTCATGCAAACTGTATCCAAACACCAACCGTAGGCGATTATCTCATGGATCTCGTAGCTAGAAGGTTCATGCATATATACAGTCTATTGTTCACTTGCATGTGCATTCCATGATAACGACATGGagataagtcacttttcaaaagtgaattACAAGTCATTGATATGACATCtccattactttttttcattgaatgaatttattcaaacaaaCACGAAAACAATACACTCATCAAATATGATAACGCTAACATGCTTATAACAGCTGTATAATGATTTATGATTTGTTGTTCAGTGCCAGATCAAAGAGCACGAAATTCAACTATATCTaacttcattattattttctttaattctacCAAGGAGCTGTGTTGGAAGCTCCTTGATCATACCATTGCAAACTATCACTCTCATGCAAAACGCACCAGGGTTGAGTGGCAGTTATAGCCATGTAGAAATTCCAAACCTTACGTTTTTATTGTATGTTTTAAAGGGTTTAACGAACCAAAGGGTTATATCCaacaatttgaatgaaaagaactAATGAAGAATATGCCTTCCTTTGACCAGCTCAGCCCCCATCTATTCGCTCTCTcggcagaaaaaaaaaataaataccccTATTCTTGCAGCCCCCACCAACCCCTTGAAAAATCCTCACCGTGACGGCCTCGTGTCATAAATCTCACATTCTCCTTTATGAATTTGAACTATTTCACCCCTTTTAGGAGAGAAACTCATTCTGAACTCAAGATGAGTTTAGATAAAagtatatatgaaataaaagaaatggttTGCGAAAGACAaacttaaatttcaatttttggacGCCCGAAACTAGAGATAAAGAGGAAATCAATAATCGAGAGATAAAACACCAGAAGACAGATTTAGACAATGCAAGAAAGACTTGATTTTTGTGTAAAATACATCTTTatttacactttttacacaGTAAACATAACATATTAAGCCAGCGGAATGAACAAATATTTTAGTCCCAAGATTGCATGTGGAGTATTACAGTCACCTTCTCACTCTCCCagtttatttatgaaataaattctcggagccgccccccccccccacaaaaaagtgaaaatttgttCTGCATCATGTTATGGAAATGGTATCGCAAATTGTCATTAACGtaaaaacaattcatgaatAAGTTTTTAAACGACTTGGTGAGTGCTTCATTATCTAATTAAATATTAATCAAATGGCGAATTAGCAGAAGACTCATTTTTTTTGCGATAGACATGTGgaaccagccccccccccctccactgaGAAAGATTATTTTCCTGTATAATTTTCGTATGCAGTTGCATTCTGCGTTTAGTAGTTTATTATATACACGAGCTTGAAACTGAATACTATATTACATAAATTACAACCGAATGACGTCACAGATACGTCATCATCCGCGGAAGACAGACGAATGGTCACCGTCGAAGAAGCATTTTCTCCCAGAATGCCTTGTGCTCCTGAGGTCTGGTATCTCTTCTGGGTACATGGTATGGTACCttcaaaaatgaataatgaaacaaaaagagatatcatcataatgatatCAGGATTattaccatcgtcatcatcgtcattatgaAAATGCTAATATTTATTATGCTTACCCCCTCTTCATTTACCCCTAGTAGAGACCACTATCatcatttacatcatcatcatcagcagcagcagcagcagcagaactgccatcacatcatcattatcatcgccaTTTTAGCCCCCACTGTGGCCGTAATGACCACACCCCCACTACCACTGCCGCCATCAATATCCTTCCATTCCCCTCCTCCTCACCACCACGGACAGCACCATCGTCAACCACTCACGACTAccccacaaccatcatcatcaccaacaccaccaccactaccatcatcgtgatcatcaccaccaccaccaccaggtCTGCTTTCGTAGTCTTACAGCACATGAGTATAAACAAAAACTTATTTAATATCTGTTAGGTTTTATGTCAGATGACGTTGGTGAAGTTATTTCTGCAAAATTACGGTATCCGGACATCTACCACCTGGACATCAACCCCCGGATATCCACCCTCTGGGACATCCGCCCCCTAGGACAagtaattatatatatatttatatataataatcaAACTAAATGAAGAATAGTCAAAGAATGCTCAACTATTTCACTTTAACTATTTTCGTCTTTAATTCTtcagaaagtgaaatattgattaacaacaaattcaatttatttaatttgttgttaatcaatatttcactttttgaagaaTTAAAGACGAAACTagttaaagtgaaatatttgagCATTCTTTGACTATTCTTCATTTAGTTTGATTATCATTTACTTTCCGTGACGGGGGACATACTTCGTTATTTCAtcgtatttatatatatatatatatatatatatatatatatatatatatatatatatatatatatatatatatataaactctCTTACCTCTTATGGGCTTCAGACTTGTATCTGAGGCCAAGCCGATGGGGTGTCTTGCTTCCTGATGGTGTCAGGCATTCCGACAGAGGAGCTGGTGGCAGAACAAGCGGTGCAGCTTGGTATCCTTTCCTGATCATAATCCGCTTGGCAATCTCATCATGCAGCTTCCGAACAGGGTCCGAGTACGGCCGAAGGCCTGGCAGTGAGCCGAGCACACCCGAAGGCTTCATCGGCTGCATTCGGTAGCTCGGCGGTATCACGAAAGGCTGGTTCTGCTGCCTGGCGAGAAGCTGCGGTGCGATGCCTTCGCCTCCCATTGTCAGGGGAAAAGTGTCTCCTGCAGGGTATTTGTCCAATCTATCTGATTTAAGACTGGCTATGGCGGATGAACCGGACTTCAGTGATGAGGGTAAAGGAACCGTCGGAAGCGTTGACGGCTTTGGACCAAGAGGCGGTCGAGGAATGTACGCAATGTGTTCTCCAATCTTGGAAGAGGACAACATCTTCTTCAGTGGATCACTAGTACGACCCCTTGTCGCTGATCCTGCAGACACTCCTGCAGGAGGGTTGGTGATGTCCCTCCTTTCTAGGAGCTGTGAACCTCGGATGTTCTCGATGACTAAAGAGGTACTGGGTGGCCAGCATGGACCTGTACCTTGCAGCGCTGGAGAAGCAACAACAGTCCCCGCACCGCTACAACTGAGCTCCGAAACGTCATCATCTCTTGCGGAAGCTCGACTATCAAGGATCTGAACCTGCGGTGTCTCATTGAAGCTGACACTGCGTTTGGTTGATTGAGATTTGGATGACTTTGGTCGAGCGGCCGACCTACCAGCGTCTGAAACGAGGATGCCTCTTAGCTCTGATGATCCACCTTGAGAGGAAATATCCTCATCTTCATCTCCCTCCTTTTCATCCTGGCCCTTGTCCGCTTCATCCCCCTCTTCGTCATCTTCATCTTCgttcttctcctcctcatctGTACTCTCCTTCCCCACATCTTCCCGGTTGCCACCTTTCAATCCCCCTCCTTCTGTCCTCCCCACCATTCCTCCAGCTTCTCCCGCTCTCAAACTCTCCAACCTTGAGTCAAGAGGAGCAGTTGTGCCATAAGGGTGTTGACGAGACCCTGACGTATCCTGAAAATGGTCTTTGTAGGTTTGTTGGTAGAGCGAAGTATGGTACAGCTTGTGATGTAAACGTCGGAGTGCATCATCATATGAATTAGTAGTATTTGTCTGTGAGGCAAGATCataaatattaatgattttttgattcGATCGTTTTTTTATAAGTATAATGCTATGAAGAACatagactatttttttttttagaacatttGAACATTGTGTAATTATCACTTATCTTATTTGAGAAAACAGTTCTTTCAAGAATATATGCTGGAAGGTAATCAATGGGggaattaataaaatgaaagaaaaggagttaGAGTATTGTCTTATATTTACCGAATAAGAAGATCGGCCATCGGACGTAGAATCTGTACAGGCAAAGACAAAATTCAAGAATGTAATTCTAATTATTATTGAAAACTATCAACACGACCACAGATACAGTGCTAACCTATGATCAAATACCACAAAGGAGGCAGAGAAGATGAAATGATTCGGTCCCTGAATATGACTATTTTGCCATTGCTGAtgatttgatgatgataaaaacggTATTAACATTACATTAAAGGCATCATACCTAGTACTCGATTATCATTGCGATATCATAATGAACATATTGAATCAAACTTTGTAATCTTATGAATAAAGAGATAATGAtcttgttgatgatgatggaaatgaCAATGATATAAAGCTTCTAAAAAGTTCGTAAGAGCGCCATCTTTTCACGTGTCGATGGAGATTGACTTCCATTGCACGATGGGATAATAGTGATGTGTGAAAAAATGATACCTACCTTGATCGGCGTTTGGCTTCACTTCCGGAAAAACTTCAAAAATAGATTTATGTGAATAATAAGGATGGTTCCCAGGCCATTGTGCGCGCTGAAGGGGGAAGCTAGaacaaaaattgaaacaaaaagacCAAAGTTAGGAAGTGGTTACAATTGAATGCATAAATGTCTTTTCGTTCAACAGTGAGAAATAATATTTGTAGATATTGCATTATCAAGTAATCAACAATTTCTGTCCGCAACATTGATTTTTATCACCCTTTAATAATCACGCGCCAGTACATTTCGATTTCCTTTGCAAAACGACATCTTCATGATTTAATACAGTTCGTGCAGCAACATTATAATTTTAGATCACTCACTCAAATCCATCTTACTAATGTTGTTCTGACAATGTCTGACATTACGATGAATATATAGACCACATTTCGGATGATGAACATTGATTAATAGTCTTTGAGCTGAATGgctttgattttgaaataaaaaagagaggaCTACTTACTTGTTTAGTTTCGTTTTCATGGGAGCTGACAACCTGTAAAcgtaaaaaaagaatcattgtTTGGAGAACGAGATACAATGATGTAAACTTAATAAATCAAGTATGTTTTgccataaatgtttaatgttctTCATTATACCAAACCCCTCTGATAATAACGACTATATAACATTAAGACCATTAGCGTAAAATCGTTAGACACCCAGTCGATATATAGGCAGCCAACTTGATCAAAATGGTAGTGACAATGgagtatattcatttatttcggGCTTGTCCGACCATGtaagcattggcggcggaagccaaaaattttaggggggaccaccaaaattttttgacaagccaaaaaaaaagctTATCTACCCAAAATTTGAGGGGGAGCACaggcaaaaacaaaaaaaatattgacaagcaaaaaaaaagatcatcagcaaaaaatttagggggcgtgggaccgtcccccccacttcaatttttttgggggggacacgtcccctccccgcttccgccgcctatgcaggTAAATCCATGGTCTGAAAAAGCAGCGTCCGTCATATTTTAGTTATCAACAGCCGAGTTGTTCAACCTCTCCTCatagtaggcctataaattCAACTGTGTGcgaaatatcattttttcaaatatgaagAGATACTTGATAAGCGGGCCACGTAAtagaattttgataaaaaatcaatattcgtGTCACAATGGACAGATTATTTTCGTCAAAATGACCAGATACTTGTCTTTGTAGCATAAAAAccgttaatttttttaacataaattttatgaaaacttATGTCCCTCTGATCATAATGGTATATATTAAGATAGGTAgattatttcaaaatggatGCTCGCGCTACGATTCTTTACCAAACGAATATATCGTTGAATTGGAATAACTATTACCTCTCATCATTAATACGGCATCCGCTTTTACTCAGGTCGGTCACTCTATAAGGTTGATCATACGTcgcactgaaaaaaaaataacagaataagTTACGATTAATCGAACAATACTTGATATAAGGCCTGTTGTAGCCGCAACTAAAACAATCTACCGCAAGTCCCAAATGTCCaagagaaacattttttttctgagggtgtgtgtgtgtgggtgggtgggtaTGTATGTGTGAATGTTTGGGATGTGGGATGATAATTATAAGGCCAATGTACCATCATGGCCATGTTAATATTTAAAGAAACTTACAATGATGtcagagaaggaaaaaagggaaaccaAAGTAGAAACAGAAAGTAAGCATATATACACTTAAagaaatattgggtaaaaatgctccatgagggtaattatgtgtccaaccaacatatTTTTTGGGGCAATTTATTTATCCagtatgatgaaaattttgcccattctaaagtaattgatgcttattttttaaccttactggacaatatgcttcccgcactGGGTGAActactgcccaaaattggttggacacataatacTCTCGTGCTGGTtgaaattttacccaatattttttacattgtatGAATCATATGAAGAAATTGCGGGAAAAAGATTAGTATATAGAACAACTTACGCCTTAGTGACGCCACTGCCAAAATGCCTATGGCTTCGGCTGACGAAGAGATCACGAACTCGTTGTTGTCCATGGAAGGGGTAGCCTCCAATACCACCATACTCTGTGAGCTTCTCTCCCCAGTACTTCCCGCCGAGTGGAGGCACTGCTTGCTGGTACTCCCTGGATGCATGGTTAATATGATCATTAGAAGAAAAGTAGATGGAGatgtcaataaaaataaatgaaaaaaagagaaaaatatcttTATCTTAACGAGTTATCATGTTTTTCAGTGTGATAATCCGGAACGTAGGAAGTGAAACATCGTATTTTTGTGGCGAATAGTTATTCTATCAATACCATCCCATCTACCTCCCCTTCTCGTCGTCACCAACCTCCTCCTCCGTGTCTTCCTCCTCACcttcgccatcatcatcatcatcatcgtcatcatcatcatcatcttcatcatcatcatcatcttcgtcaccatcatcatcatcttcgtcaccatcatcaccatcatcattatcatcatcatcatcttcatcatcattatcatcatcatcatcattatcatcatcatcaccatcatcaccatcatcattaacatcatcatcatcatcatcatcactctcaccaccatcatcatcatcaaaaccatTTCACAACTAACATCACACAATTTTCTCAATGTATGAATATGGCGTGTCGGTTAC
This DNA window, taken from Lytechinus variegatus isolate NC3 chromosome 19, Lvar_3.0, whole genome shotgun sequence, encodes the following:
- the LOC121406126 gene encoding uncharacterized protein LOC121406126; the protein is MASMTMLDAVQAVQRRKWEYQQAVPPLGGKYWGEKLTEYGGIGGYPFHGQQRVRDLFVSRSHRHFGSGVTKAATYDQPYRVTDLSKSGCRINDERLSAPMKTKLNNFPLQRAQWPGNHPYYSHKSIFEVFPEVKPNADQDSTSDGRSSYSTNTTNSYDDALRRLHHKLYHTSLYQQTYKDHFQDTSGSRQHPYGTTAPLDSRLESLRAGEAGGMVGRTEGGGLKGGNREDVGKESTDEEEKNEDEDDEEGDEADKGQDEKEGDEDEDISSQGGSSELRGILVSDAGRSAARPKSSKSQSTKRSVSFNETPQVQILDSRASARDDDVSELSCSGAGTVVASPALQGTGPCWPPSTSLVIENIRGSQLLERRDITNPPAGVSAGSATRGRTSDPLKKMLSSSKIGEHIAYIPRPPLGPKPSTLPTVPLPSSLKSGSSAIASLKSDRLDKYPAGDTFPLTMGGEGIAPQLLARQQNQPFVIPPSYRMQPMKPSGVLGSLPGLRPYSDPVRKLHDEIAKRIMIRKGYQAAPLVLPPAPLSECLTPSGSKTPHRLGLRYKSEAHKRYHTMYPEEIPDLRSTRHSGRKCFFDGDHSSVFRG